In SAR202 cluster bacterium, a genomic segment contains:
- a CDS encoding helix-turn-helix domain-containing protein → MKELTMGEREAKRTVVLNAVLEKRLTKAQAATALGVSERQVWRLLATYRKDGAAGLVHGNRG, encoded by the coding sequence ATGAAAGAACTGACAATGGGCGAGAGAGAGGCTAAACGAACGGTAGTGTTGAACGCTGTCCTTGAGAAGCGATTGACAAAGGCTCAAGCTGCCACGGCATTGGGGGTATCGGAGCGCCAGGTATGGAGGCTTCTGGCGACCTACCGGAAGGATGGAGCGGCAGGGCTGGTCCATGGCAATCGAGGAC